The following are encoded together in the Sulfurimonas sp. genome:
- a CDS encoding NifU family protein — protein MIPFSDEELVAPVKRVIDKVRPSIALDGGDIDFIAVKNGSVYVQLKGACVGCSSSGTTLKYGIERQLRMDIHPEITVVNVPVGMENDIDNL, from the coding sequence ATGATTCCCTTTAGTGACGAAGAGTTGGTAGCACCTGTTAAACGTGTTATTGACAAAGTAAGACCATCTATCGCTTTAGATGGCGGAGATATTGATTTTATAGCTGTTAAAAACGGAAGTGTATATGTTCAACTAAAAGGTGCATGTGTAGGATGTTCGAGTAGTGGGACAACTTTAAAATATGGAATTGAGAGACAGCTCCGTATGGATATACACCCTGAAATAACAGTGGTTAATGTTCCTGTTGGAATGGAAAATGATATAGATAATCTTTAA
- the rplQ gene encoding 50S ribosomal protein L17 encodes MRHRHGYRKLGRTSAHRKALLANLSISLIEHGKIETTAMKAKELRSYVEKLITVAGKGDSNAHRAVYASLQNKAATKKLVEEIAPQYVERNGGYTRITRTRIRRGDATTMAFIELV; translated from the coding sequence ATGAGACACCGTCATGGATACCGTAAACTAGGACGTACAAGTGCACACCGTAAGGCGCTTTTAGCAAATCTTAGTATTTCGTTAATTGAACATGGTAAAATTGAAACTACTGCAATGAAAGCAAAAGAGCTTCGCTCTTATGTTGAAAAATTAATTACAGTAGCTGGTAAGGGTGATTCTAACGCTCACAGAGCTGTATACGCATCACTTCAAAACAAAGCTGCAACTAAGAAATTAGTTGAAGAAATCGCTCCTCAATATGTAGAGCGTAACGGTGGTTATACAAGAATCACTCGTACTCGTATTCGCCGTGGTGACGCTACTACTATGGCATTTATCGAATTAGTTTAA
- a CDS encoding DNA-directed RNA polymerase subunit alpha — translation MKKIKTTPLAPQQFEVEQISDNEANIMAYPFETGYAISLAHPLRRFLLSSSVGYAPIAIKIEGAKHEFDSVRGMLEDISDFILNLKEIRFKLNGDVDSAKIDYSFAGPCSVKGSDLTNDEVEVVTPDTHLATLNEDATLNFTIKIAQGIGYVPSEDTSDELEDGYIALDAYFTPVRSVTYKIENVLVEDNPNFERVVLNIKTDGQISPVDAFRNSLEVMYAQLAVFNSEISVKAPTTIERVEESPDLKKLTTHIDSLGLSARSFNCLDRSSISLVGEIVLMSVNDLKNVKNLGKKSYDEIVEKVQEFGYEVGADLADDVANALKKQIEAK, via the coding sequence ATGAAAAAGATCAAAACTACTCCACTAGCTCCACAGCAATTTGAGGTAGAACAAATTAGTGATAACGAAGCTAACATAATGGCATACCCGTTTGAGACGGGATATGCAATATCTTTAGCTCACCCACTTCGCCGTTTTTTATTAAGTAGCTCAGTAGGTTATGCTCCAATCGCTATAAAAATAGAGGGTGCTAAGCACGAGTTTGACTCTGTGCGTGGTATGCTTGAAGATATTTCTGACTTCATCTTAAATCTTAAAGAGATTCGCTTTAAGCTTAATGGTGATGTAGACTCAGCAAAGATCGATTATAGTTTTGCAGGGCCTTGTTCAGTAAAAGGTAGTGATCTTACTAATGATGAAGTTGAAGTTGTAACTCCAGATACACACTTAGCTACATTAAATGAAGATGCTACGTTAAACTTTACTATTAAAATAGCTCAAGGTATTGGGTATGTTCCAAGTGAAGATACTTCAGATGAGCTAGAAGATGGATACATCGCTCTAGATGCATACTTTACACCTGTTAGAAGTGTAACTTATAAGATAGAGAATGTACTTGTTGAAGATAATCCTAACTTTGAAAGAGTTGTATTAAACATTAAAACTGATGGTCAGATTTCACCAGTAGATGCTTTTAGAAACTCTTTAGAAGTTATGTATGCTCAACTTGCTGTATTTAACAGTGAAATTAGTGTAAAAGCTCCAACTACAATTGAAAGAGTTGAAGAGTCACCAGATCTTAAAAAACTTACTACACACATTGATTCATTAGGATTAAGTGCTAGAAGTTTTAACTGTCTTGACCGTTCAAGCATCTCTTTAGTTGGTGAGATTGTACTAATGAGTGTAAATGATCTTAAAAACGTTAAAAACCTTGGTAAAAAATCTTATGATGAGATAGTTGAGAAGGTTCAAGAGTTTGGTTACGAAGTTGGCGCTGATTTAGCTGATGATGTAGCAAATGCTCTTAAAAAACAAATAGAAGCAAAATAA
- a CDS encoding aldo/keto reductase produces MSKIIFGTQRISEHNPQHLQALKEAIKSGIRMIDTSPKYMDGGAQRTIALAFREFEDDIRDNIEVITKFDINSNPSEVLENSLKDLELNSISCYMIENPESVLYKAIEDGISKDDRLDEMNRLIFEAFLECETLVQSGKIKSYGISSEAFSVIHKDDKFLPYEDLVTLAMEAAHELKNEKHSFSTIELPINILENEGLGCAKWAKEQGLRVIATRPLNGITNNQVYRLADYDESHEYYHHLNELLEVTDNELLKPLFNLFEELDASKHKFGWVGDYETFLYTQAIPHMQKALKNIDEQNAQTMLNFIDLFLIEYKKMVEYECAKKTRIALKEVFKDCKLKMQECAIKHLLNIDDIDYIAVGMRKPSYVDEIISLEL; encoded by the coding sequence ATGAGTAAAATAATTTTTGGTACACAAAGAATTTCAGAACATAATCCACAACATCTACAAGCTTTAAAAGAGGCTATAAAATCTGGCATTAGAATGATTGACACATCACCCAAATATATGGATGGAGGTGCTCAGCGTACGATTGCTTTAGCTTTTAGAGAGTTTGAAGATGATATAAGAGATAACATTGAAGTAATAACAAAATTTGATATTAATTCTAATCCAAGTGAAGTTTTGGAAAACTCTTTAAAAGATCTTGAATTGAATTCAATTTCATGTTATATGATCGAAAATCCTGAATCAGTACTATACAAAGCTATTGAAGATGGGATATCTAAAGATGATAGATTAGATGAGATGAATAGGTTGATTTTTGAAGCTTTTTTAGAGTGTGAAACATTAGTTCAAAGCGGAAAGATTAAATCTTATGGGATCAGTAGTGAGGCATTTTCGGTAATACATAAAGATGATAAGTTCTTACCGTATGAAGATCTTGTTACCTTGGCTATGGAAGCTGCTCATGAGCTTAAAAATGAGAAACATAGCTTCAGCACAATAGAGTTGCCCATAAATATACTGGAAAACGAAGGTTTAGGATGTGCAAAATGGGCAAAAGAACAAGGGTTAAGAGTAATAGCTACAAGACCTTTAAATGGAATAACAAATAATCAAGTGTACAGATTGGCTGATTATGATGAAAGCCATGAGTATTATCATCATCTAAATGAACTTTTAGAAGTTACCGATAATGAGCTTTTAAAGCCTTTGTTTAATCTTTTTGAAGAGTTAGATGCATCTAAACATAAGTTCGGCTGGGTAGGTGATTATGAAACTTTTCTTTATACTCAGGCTATTCCACATATGCAAAAAGCATTAAAAAATATAGATGAGCAAAATGCTCAAACAATGCTAAATTTTATAGATCTATTTTTGATTGAATATAAAAAAATGGTTGAGTATGAATGTGCAAAAAAAACTAGGATAGCTTTAAAAGAAGTTTTTAAAGATTGTAAGCTCAAAATGCAGGAATGCGCAATAAAGCATTTACTAAATATAGACGATATTGATTATATAGCTGTAGGGATGAGAAAACCTTCCTATGTAGATGAAATTATAAGTTTAGAGTTATAA